Proteins encoded by one window of Primulina huaijiensis isolate GDHJ02 chromosome 1, ASM1229523v2, whole genome shotgun sequence:
- the LOC140976844 gene encoding histone-lysine N-methyltransferase ATXR3-like, with the protein MGDGGVACVASQHVMEKFTICGSKTNGKPKPSSSSKSSVKLAKVKQKMKPKKDGGELSVKNICSSRKEGAEKNCIGEVIDDINKEEVEEGELGTLPIVNGEFFPERPGKRYDIKSEIEKGEFLPGRWRKNEGELERNELRSSKDELEKGEFVSDRWCRGDGGNRVDDYGYSKARRYDITKEKGWKFDRDWTSPSAKERGWRFDRDNEWNLPAREKSWKVDREWSPPSREKGWKGDREREWTPPSSSKYTSEKEFSRSGGSGQHSRKFSSKMETEKTPKTGSKIVGEDVSLKNEHFHGKNHAKNYSLSNRTKRHGTDSDTNDRKHRVDYDDYSSSKSRKLSDDGSRSAMLGDHYSGRFVDRPYKNSTSSSRSIPSERFSSRHLESSRTVKDRQNSSPHHSERSPRDWARHNDHRGRSPVRRGRSPYERNHQYARSRSPNDQGSHNDGRYRSPSYVDRSPHDQGHNRDGRDLTPTLSDLSPFGRGKYSSQREANQKVGVNEKQSSHYGSKGKEASKGQEPNKDSGKTESQKTAKESFDEGNASGENGFIDKSDCHPRLAQSPTFKNIELSQENRVMEEPTSMEEDMDICNTPPHVPVVANSVAGNWYYLDLFGVERGPSKLSDLKTLVGEGYLVSDHFIKHSDSDRWTSIENAVSPLVTVNLSSVIPDTVTQLVNPPEAPGNLLRDDRNVVTDYLGDVEDISPASQHADYLYIDERVGALLEGLTLIPGKELEIVGEVLQMEGERVEWTKWQKMEGFNGQQLHMGETCEDGGFNGFSSVSEIAPKDTAESEPATLVFSDKDIALASNGWFSGQWSCTGGDWKRNDEAIQDRTWKRKLILNDGYPLCQMSKSGCEDPRWQQKDELYCPSQSTRLDLPFWAFTSPDDLNDPNNPSRSGQTKSAVVKGVKGTTLPVIRINACVVKDHGSFVPEPRVKIRGNERHSSRPSRPYSTTGDTKRSSEDGHLRNTHEQDSRKSCTTLIIPKDRLRKVDELQLHLGDWYYLDGAGHEQGPLPFSELQVLANQGVIQKHSSVFRKNDKIWVPVTHFPEASESSGVTEHATPPAGAIGDLPCKNQRNSSRFHDLHPQFIGYSRGKLHELVMKSYRSREFTAAINEALDPWINARQPKKETEKQIYHSDHVRACKRARIDGIEEEYEMEEDLFAFRKDAFAFDDLCAGATFMKGDESDSVFDRQSWALLDGHVLARVFHFLRSDIKSLIYVALTCKHWRSVVKFYRDISKQVDFWAIASNCTDSMVLNIMNDYKKDRITSLLLRGCTGISPGMLEELLRSFPSVSAIDIRGCTQLEDFVCKFPNIIWAKNQGHQLKTRSLSQLADKGSSTSYQADDSSGLKEYLESSDKRDSANQLFRHSLYKRSKLFDARKSSSILSRDAQLRRLAMKTAGNGYKRMEEFIATSLQDIMKDNTFEFFDSKVAEIEEKMKNGHYANRGLNSIKDDIGRMCRDAIKNKSHVDARDVNRVVTLFIQLVTTLEKGSKSAYEREQIMKSWKDDSHTGISSASSKYKKNLNKLSERKYLNKSNGNPFVNGISDSGDYASDRELRKRLSKLNKKSLDSGSETSDDSDKSSDGFMTDSESTASDTESDLEFQSEGAIGESRGDAYVNADDGLDSLAEDREWGARMTKSSLVPPVTRKYEVIDHYVIVADEEEVRRKMQVSLPEDYADKLNSQRNGTEDSDMEIPEVKEYKPRKSLGDEVLEQEVYGIDPYTHNLLLDSMPDESDWSLLDKHLFIEDVLLVILNKRVRSFTGSGNTPMVYPLKPVFVEILETAEANHDRRTIRLCELILKSIDSRPEDNYVAYRKGLGVVCNKEGGFGEDDFVVEFLGEVYPTWKWYEKQDGIRSLQKKNKDPAPEFYNIYLERPKGDADGYDLVVVDAMHKANYASRICHSCKPNCQAKVTAVDGQYQIGIYSVRPITYGEEITFDYNSVTESKEEYEVSVCLCGNQVCRGSYLNLTGEGAFQKVLKEYHGLLDRHHLMLEACELNSVSEEDYIDLGKAGLGSCLLGGLPDWLIAYSARLVRFINFERTKLPHEILRHNIEEKKKYFADIRMEVEKSDAEIQAEGVYNQRLQNLALTIDKVRYVMRCVFGDPKKAPPPLERLSPESAISYIWKGEGSFVEELIQSMAPHLDDVSLRDMKAKIRAHDPSGSDDIRMELRESLLWLRDEVRNLACTYKSRHDAAADLIHLYANTKSLFRIKEYKTVTSPPVYITPLDLGPKYADKLGSGIHKYCKTYSETYCLGQLLFWYNQDAEPDALLAKSSRGCLSLPDVGSFYAKAQKPSRQRVYGPRTLKFMLTRMEKQPQRPWPKDRIWSFNTPVKVFGSPMLDAVLHDAPLDKEMVYWLKHRPSIFQALWDR; encoded by the exons ATGGGCGATGGCGGCGTTGCATGCGTGGCTTCACAGCATGTTATGGAAAAATTTACGATTTGCGGTAGCAAGACTAACGGCAAGCCAAAGCCCAGTTCCTCTTCTAAGTCTTCAGTCAAGTTGGCGAAAGTGAAACAAAAAATGAAGCCGAAAAAGGACGGAGGTGAATTGAGTGTGAAAAATATTTGCAGCTCGAGGAAGGAAGGTGCCGAGAAGAATTGCATTGGCGAGGTTATTGATGACATTAATAAAGAGGAAGTGGAGGAAGGTGAATTGGGCACTTTGCCCATTGTGAACGGAGAGTTTTTTCCTGAAAGACCCGGCAAGAGGTATGATATAAAGAGTGAGATTGAGAAAGGTGAATTTCTTCCTGGTAGATGGCGAAAGAACGAAGGTGAACTGGAGAGAAACGAATTGAGATCATCCAAAGACGAATTGGAGAAAGGTGAGTTTGTTTCTGATAGATGGTGCAGAGGTGATGGTGGGAACAGGGTTGATGACTATGGCTACTCAAAGGCTCGAAGGTATGATATCACGAAGGAAAAGGGTTGGAAATTTGACCGGGACTGGACATCACCATCTGCAAAGGAAAGGGGTTGGAGGTTTGATCGTGACAACGAGTGGAATCTACCTGCTAGAGAGAAAAGTTGGAAAGTTGATCGCGAGTGGTCACCGCCTTCTAGAGAGAAGGGTTGGAAGGGTGATCGGGAGCGTGAGTGGACGCCACCTTCCTCAAGTAAGTACACCAGTGAGAAAGAATTCAGCCGAAGTGGTGGCAGTGGTCAGCATTCAAGGAAGTTCTCTTCCAAAATGGAAACAGAAAAAACTCCCAAGACCGGCTCCAAAATAGTCGGAGAGGATGTTTCTTTGAAAAATGAGCATTTCCATGGTAAAAACCATGCCAAAAACTACTCTCTAAGTAACCGCACAAAACGACATGGAACTGATTCAGATACGAATGACAGAAAACATCGTGTTGACTATGATGACTACTCTAGTTCAAAAAGCCGGAAGCTTTCTGATGATGGCAGCCGCTCTGCTATGTTGGGAGACCACTACTCAGGTAGGTTTGTTGACAGGCCTTACAAAAATTCTACATCTTCTTCACGAAGCATTCCTTCCGAAAGGTTCTCTTCCAGGCATTTGGAGTCATCTAGAACAGTTAAGGATAGGCAAAATAGCAGTCCACATCATTCCGAGCGGTCCCCACGCGACTGGGCCCGTCACAATGATCACCGTGGTCGCAGCCCAGTTCGCCGTGGGAGGTCCCCTTATGAAAGGAATCATCAGTATGCTCGAAGTAGGTCTCCAAATGATCAGGGCAGTCATAATGATGGCAGATACCGAAGTCCTAGCTATGTGGACAGGTCTCCTCATGACCAAGGTCACAACCGGGATGGAAGGGATCTAACTCCAACTTTGTCGGACCTGTCACCATTTGGTCGAGGTAAGTACAGTAGCCAGCGGGAAGCTAATCAAAAAGTGGGAGTCAACGAGAAACAATCAAGTCATTATGGAAGCAAAGGGAAAGAAGCTAGTAAGGGCCAAGAACCAAATAAGGATTCTGGTAAAACAGAATCTCAAAAAACAGCGAAAGAGTCATTTGACGAAGGAAATGCTAGTGGTGAGAATGGCTTTATTGATAAAAGTGACTGTCATCCACGTCTTGCTCAAAGTCCTACATTTAAAAACATAGAATTGTCTCAGGAAAATAGAGTTATGGAGGAGCCAACATCCATGGAAGAAGACATGGACATCTGCAACACTCCTCCACATGTCCCTGTAGTGGCTAATTCTGTTGCAGGAAATTGGTACTATTTGGATCTCTTTGGTGTGGAACGCGGGCCTTCGAAATTATCCGATCTGAAGACTCTTGTTGGGGAAGGTTATCTTGTATCAGATCATTTTATTAAGCATTCAGACAGTGACAGGTGGACAAGCATCGAAAATGCAGTGTCTCCATTGGTTACCGTGAACTTGTCTTCAGTTATTCCGGATACAGTTACTCAACTTGTGAATCCTCCTGAGGCTCCCGGTAATCTGTTGAGAGATGATAGAAATGTGGTAACTGATTATCTTGGTGATGTGGAAGACATATCTCCTGCATCTCAGCATGCAGATTATCTTTACATAGATGAAAGAGTTGGTGCACTCTTAGAGGGTCTCACATTAATCCCTGGAAAGGAGCTTGAGATAGTTGGGG AAGTGTTGCAAATGGAAGGTGAGCGCGTTGAGTGGACGAAATGGCAGAAAATGGAAG GTTTTAATGGGCAACAACTGCATATGGGTGAAACTTGTGAGGATGGAGGTTTCAATGGTTTCTCTagtgtttctgaaattgcaccTAAAGACACTGCAGAATCAGAGCCCGCCACACTTGTGTTTTCTGATAAGGATATTGCTCTTGCTTCTAATGGATGGTTTTCTGGACAATGGTCATGCACGGGTGGTGATTGGAAGAGGAACGATGAAGCTATTCAGGATAGAACTTGGAAGAGGAAGCTTATCCTCAATGATGGTTATCCATTATGTCAGATGTCCAAGTCTGGCTGTGAAGACCCTCGGTGGCAGCAGAAAGATGAGTTGTACTGTCCTTCCCAGAGCACAAGGCTTGATCTGCCATTTTGGGCTTTTACATCACCAGATGATTTGAATGACCCCAACAATCCAAGCAGATCAGGCCAGACTAAATCTGCCGTTGTCAAGGGGGTGAAAGGAACAACGCTTCCAGTGATCAGGATAAATGCATGTGTGGTGAAGGACCATGGTTCGTTCGTGCCTGAACCACGTGTAAAAATTAGAGGAAATGAAAGACATTCGTCAAGGCCTTCAAGGCCATATTCAACAACTGGTGATACCAAGAGATCATCAGAAGATGGTCACTTAAGAAACACTCATGAACAAGATTCGCGGAAGAGCTGTACAACCTTGATTATACCAAAGGATCGTCTTCGCAAAGTAGATGAGTTACAGTTGCATTTAGGTGATTGGTACTATCTCGATGGTGCTGGGCATGAACAAGGGCCCCTACCATTTTCAGAGTTGCAAGTATTGGCAAATCAAGGTGTTATCCAGAAGCATAGCAGTGTTTTTAGAAAAAACGATAAAATTTGGGTCCCAGTTACCCATTTTCCGGAAGCCTCTGAGTCATCTGGGGTTACTGAGCATGCTACTCCTCCTGCAGGAGCAATAGGTGATTTACCTTGTAAAAACCAGAGAAATTCAAGTAGATTTCATGATTTGCATCCACAATTTATTGGATATAGTCGAGGCAAGCTTCACGAATTGGTGATGAAGTCCTACAGGAGTAGGGAGTTTACTGCTGCTATAAATGAAGCCCTCGATCCTTGGATCAATGCGAGGCAACCAAAGAAGGAGACGGAAAAACAGATTTATCATTCAG ATCATGTTCGCGCTTGCAAAAGAGCTAGGATTGATGGGATTGAAGAGGAGTATGAGATGGAAGAGGATCTGTTTGCTTTTAGGAAGGATGCATTTGCATTTGATGATTTATGTGCTGGTGCTACTTTTATGAAAGGAGATGAATCAGATTCTGTCTTTGATAGGCAGAGTTGGGCTCTCCTTGATGGTCATGTTCTAGCACGAGTGTTTCATTTTCTGAGATCCGATATTAAGTCGCTTATTTATGTTGCCTTGACATGTAAGCACTGGCGATCAGTGGTAAAGTTTTACAGAGATATCTCTAAGCAGGTTGACTTTTGGGCCATTGCCTCTAATTGCACCGACTCCATGGTCTTGAATATAATG AATGATTACAAGAAAGATAGGATAACTTCCTTACTTCTACGTGGGTGTACTGGCATTAGTCCCGGGATGCTGGAGGAACTTCTTCGGTCATTTCCTTCTGTGTCAGCTATAGATATTCGAGGTTGCACCCAGTTAGAAGACTTTGTTTGCAAGTTTCCTAATATCATTTGGGCCAAGAATCAGGGACACCAATTGAAGACCAGAAGTCTTAGTCAGTTAGCTGATAAGGGTTCATCAACTTCGTATCAGGCGGATGATTCTTCTGGACTGAAAGAATATTTAGAAAGTTCGGATAAGAGGGACTCAGCAAATCAGTTGTTCAGGCATAGCTTGTATAAACGATCCAAACTCTTTGATGCTAGAAAATCTTCATCCATCCTCTCTAGGGATGCACAGTTGAGGCGTCTGGCGATGAAGACAGCTGGAAATGGGTATAAGAGGATGGAAGAATTTATTGCTACAAGCCTACAAGATATCATGAAAGATAACACCTTCGAGTTTTTTGATTCTAAG GTTGCCGAGAttgaagaaaaaatgaaaaatgggcATTATGCCAATCGTGGCTTGAACTCCATCAAAGATGATATCGGCCGTATGTGTCGGGATGCAATCAA AAACAAAAGCCATGTTGATGCAAGAGACGTGAATCGCGTTGTTACATTATTTATTCAACTAGTTACAACTTTGGAAAAAGGTTCGAAGTCAGCTTATGAGCGTGAACAGATTATGAAGTCATGGAAAGATGATTCACACACTGGCATTTCATCTGCTTCCTCAAAATATAAGAAGAATCTGAATAAACTTTCGGAAAGGAAATACCTGAATAAGAGCAATGGGAATCCATTTGTCAATGGAATTTCTGATTCTGGAGATTATGCATCTGATCGAGAACTCCGAAAGAGATTATCTAAACTGAACAAAAAATCTTTAGACTCAGGTAGTGAAACATCCGATGACTCTGACAAGTCTTCTGATGGGTTTATGACAGACAGTGAGAGTACAGCATCGGACACAGAAAGTGACTTGGAGTTTCAGTCAGAAGGTGCAATTGGGGAGTCAAGGGGGGATGCATATGTTAATGCTGATGATGGGTTGGATTCTTTGGCCGAAGACCGTGAATGGGGCGCTCGCATGACAAAATCAAGCCTTGTTCCCCCTGTTACCAGAAAGTATGAAGTTATTGATCACTATGTGATTGTAGCAGATGAGGAAGAAGTGCGAAGAAAAATGCAAGTTTCTTTGCCTGAGGATTATGCTGATAAGCTAAATTCACAAAGAAATGGTACTGAGGATTCGGACATGGAAATTCCTGAAGTGAAGGAATACAAACCCCGAAAATCCCTGGGAGATGAGGTGTTAGAACAAGAAGTTTATGGCATAGATCCCTACACTCATAATCTTCTTCTCGATTCCATGCCAGATGAATCAGATTGGTCTCTTCTTGATAAGCACTTATTCATCGAGGATGTGCTCCTTGTTATTCTCAATAAGCGAGTCAGAAGCTTCACTGGTTCTGGAAACACTCCTATGGTTTATCCTTTGAAACCTGTATTTGTAGAGATATTAGAAACTGCAGAGGCAAACCATGACAGGAGAACCATTCGGCTCTGTGAGCTTATCCTGAAATCTATTGACAGTCGACCTGAAGATAATTATGTTGCGTATAGAAAG GGGCTCGGTGTTGTGTGCAACAAAGAAGGTGGTTTTGGTGAAGATGATTTTGTTGTTGAATTTCTTGGAGAG GTTTATCCCACTTGGAAATGGTACGAGAAACAAGATGGTATCCGCTCCttgcaaaagaaaaataaagatccAGCACCAGAGTTCTACAACATATATCTTGAGAGGCCGAAG GGTGATGCTGACGGTTATGATTTAGTAGTTGTCGATGCGATGCACAAAGCAAACTATGCGAGTCGGATTTGTCATTCTTGTAAACCCAATTGTCAAGCCAA GGTAACTGCTGTTGATGGTCAATACCAGATTGGAATATATTCTGTAAGACCAATTACTTATGGTGAAGAGATAACCTTCGATTATAATTCTGTTACAGAG AGTAAGGAAGAGTATGAAGTCTCTGTCTGTTTGTGCGGCAACCAGGTTTGTCGTGGGAGTTATCTAAATTTAACAGGAGAAGGAGCTTTCCAGAAG GTACTAAAAGAGTACCATGGGTTACTCGACAGACACCACTTGATGTTAGAAGCTTGTGAACTAAATTCAGTATCTGAAGAAGACTATATTGACTTGGGTAAAGCTGGATTAGGAAGTTGTCTGCTTGGTGGGTTACCTGATTGGTTGATTGCATACTCGGCACGTCTT gTAAGGTTCATTAATTTTGAGAGGACAAAACTTCCTCACGAGATTCTCAGACATAATATAGAGGAAAAAAAGAAATACTTTGCTGATATACGGATGGAGGTCGAGAAAAGCGATGCTGAAATTCAG GCAGAAGGTGTATACAATCAGAGGCTTCAGAATTTGGCTCTTACTATTGATAAG GTGAGATATGTGATGAGGTGTGTTTTCGGTGACCCAAAGAAGGCCCCGCCACCCCTGGAGAGGCTGAGCCCTGAATCAGCTATTTCTTATATCTGGAAAGGTGAGGGTTCATTTGTGGAGGAACTTATCCAGAGCATGGCTCCTCATTTGGATGATGTTTCATTGAGAGACATGAAGGCCAAGATTCGTGCCCACGATCCTTCTGGTTCTGATGACATCAGAATGGAGCTTAGGGAGTCTTTATTATG GTTGAGGGATGAAGTTCGGAACCTTGCTTGTACTTATAAAAGTCGGCATGATGCTGCTGCTGACTTGATCCACTTATATGCTAACACAAAATCACTTTTCAGAATAAAA GAATACAAGACTGTAACTTCTCCACCTGTTTACATTACTCCACTCGACCTTGGTCCCAAGTATGCAGATAAGTTGGGGTCAGGCATTCACAAATATTGCAAGACATATAGTGAAACATATTGTTTAGGACAACTGTTATTTTGGTACAATCAAGATGCTGAACCAGACGCTCTTCTAGCAAAATCTAGCAGGGGTTGTTTGTCTCTGCCTGATGTGGGTTCCTTCTATGCTAAAGCTCAGAAGCCATCACGCCAACGAGTTTATGGTCCAAGGACACTGAAATTTATGCTTACTCGGATG GAGAAGCAGCCACAGAGACCCTGGCCTAAGGACAGAATATGGTCATTCAACACCCCTGTTAAAGTTTTCGGCAGTCCTATGTTAGATGCCGTTTTACACGATGCTCCATTGGACAAAGAGATGGTATATTGGTTGAAGCACAGACCTTCCATCTTCCAGGCATTGTGGGATCGATGA
- the LOC140982370 gene encoding uncharacterized protein, whose translation MERESQFQTPPPDHTAAPSVGEAYINGFYEGLSFHTLLTYDPYGTSSPPPATYGTVFDLSAQTQDILLMPKSEPQNYPPEISTFYEAFSTEAPPYNFFSDVVSSSHHHLPSLLSLEPPRNTAVVSLNRNRRRKQQKLSEKTRCLQKLLPWDKKMDMTTVLEEAYKYIKFLQAQVSILQAMPNTGSDSHGGGATSSSLNRGIHGVVGDHLGRLNQQQLLQVLLHSPIAQTLLYSNGCCVYSLEQLLLLNNNAERKAQFSRILFDPNTNAWGPDYYTL comes from the coding sequence ATGGAGAGAGAATCTCAGTTCCAAACGCCCCCGCCGGACCACACGGCGGCGCCCTCAGTCGGAGAGGCTTACATCAATGGCTTCTACGAAGGCTTAAGTTTCCATACCTTGCTCACTTACGATCCCTATGGTACATCCTCTCCACCTCCTGCGACGTATGGTACTGTCTTCGATCTTTCCGCACAAACTCAGGATATCCTCCTGATGCCGAAAAGCGAACCACAGAATTACCCCCCGGAGATCTCGACCTTCTACGAAGCCTTCTCGACGGAGGCTCCTCCGTACAACTTCTTCTCAGACGTGGTGTCGTCTTCTCACCACCACTTACCGAGCCTCCTCTCCCTCGAGCCGCCTAGAAACACTGCGGTCGTCTCTCTGAATCGGAATCGGAGGAGGAAGCAGCAGAAGCTAAGCGAAAAGACGCGGTGTTTACAGAAACTTTTGCCGTGGGATAAGAAAATGGACATGACGACTGTACTGGAGGAAGCGTACAAGTACATCAAGTTCCTCCAGGCGCAGGTTAGTATCCTCCAGGCCATGCCTAATACCGGAAGCGACAGCCATGGGGGCGGGGCAACATCATCCAGTCTGAATCGCGGAATCCATGGTGTTGTTGGTGATCATTTGGGGAGGCTGAATCAGCAGCAGCTGTTACAAGTTCTTCTTCACTCACCCATTGCTCAGACACTGCTGTACTCAAACGGCTGTTGCGTTTACTCACTGGAACAGCTTCTTTTGCTTAACAACAACGCTGAGAGGAAAGCTCAATTTAGCCGCATTCTCTTTGATCCAAACACCAATGCATGGGGACCGGATTATTACACACTTTAA
- the LOC140976858 gene encoding BTB/POZ domain-containing protein At3g22104-like isoform X1, producing MDKYFELQVDVNGEEIFIVDARVVSSYSGRIKKLFVKSKGLSYQRKVIFHDFPGGAANFELITRFCYNNGKVNINPFNLSKLTCAAYFMEMNKSVTGAENLCKQVENSLEEIKYWTWSELLVSLKQCQGLLPEICSFGTLAKCLDCLVKRVTSSCETSSCPSTSSPDSFGFRFSCDTRSTDGLKNKFSRDSWWFEDLVALDTHLIEMIVKSLVSRNFDNGNICRFLLFYQKSRFPSASVDDKIKIIEMVVEMLYSLGTQSVPYKSLFGILRVSVKMDVSQCCRNKLESMIGSRLDEATLDNLLLRSPFQRNHLYDVNLVLKFLKYFLGKGVCCVPLSRLKKVASLMDLYLLEVAPDPYLKPLKFLALINALPDYARDSCDEIYHALNLYFEVHSGLSEEQKMEVCFGLNYEKLSSEAFNHLSQNTKFPSKSAIHALFSQQCKLKGLLQDPSPATFTDSPCTSFETSRKGVKDECADQQIVLYAKKLDSSDENKKIKAHLQGMHWRVMELEKDCRNMQIQMEQMVKSRFPSHAKAKAKSAPKLCPYY from the exons ATGGATAAATATTTTGAACTCCAAGTGGATGTTAATGGAGAAGAGATTTTCATTGTGGATGCG AGAGTTGTATCTTCGTATTCAGGAAGAATAAAAAAGCTTTTTGTCAAATCCAAAGGCTTGAGCTACCAACGGAAGGTGATATTCCACGACTTTCCCGGAGGAGCAGCTAATTTCGAGCTCATCACTCGGTTCTGCTACAACAATGGAAAAGTGAACATAAATCCTTTCAATCTTTCTAAACTCACATGTGCTGCCTACTTCATGGAAATGAACAAATCTGTCACCGGAGCCGAAAATCTTTGCAAGCAAGTGGAGAACTCACTTGAAGAGATCAAGTACTGGACTTGGTCGGAGCTTCTTGTGTCTTTAAAACAGTGTCAGGGACTACTTCCTGAAATTTGTTCGTTCGGTACACTTGCTAAGTGCTTGGATTGTCTAGTTAAAAGGGTTACATCATCTTGCGAAACGAGCTCTTGTCCATCCACTTCTTCGCCAGATAGTTTTGGGTTCAGATTTTCCTGTGATACAAGAAGCACTGATGGCCTAAAGAACAAGTTTTCCCGGGATTCATGGTGGTTTGAAGATCTTGTGGCATTAGACACCCATTTGATTGAAATGATCGTAAAGTCGTTGGTCTCCAGGAATTTCGACAATGGAAACATTTGTAGGTTTCTCTTGTTCTATCAAAAATCAAGATTTCCTTCTGCTTCGGTGGAtgacaaaatcaaaatcatcgAGATGGTGGTTGAGATGCTTTATTCTTTAGGTACACAGTCCGTGCCATACAAGAGTTTATTTGGGATTCTTCGAGTTTCTGTGAAAATGGACGTAAGCCAATGCTGCAGGAATAAATTAGAGAGCATGATCGGCTCACGATTGGATGAGGCTACATTAGATAATTTGCTTCTTCGATCTCCATTCCAGAGAAACCACTTGTATGATGTGAATCTTGTTCTcaagtttttgaaatattttcttggaAAAGGAGTGTGTTGCGTGCCATTGAGTAGACTGAAAAAAGTTGCAAGTTTGATGGATCTATATCTACTCGAAGTTGCCCCAGATCCATACTTGAAGCCTTTGAAGTTCTTGGCCCTAATCAACGCCCTACCAGACTATGCTCGAGATTCTTGCGATGAAATTTACCATGCTTTGAATTTGTATTTTGAG GTTCACTCGGGTTTGTCCGAAGAACAGAAGATGGAAGTCTGTTTTGGGCTAAACTACGAGAAGCTCTCATCAGAAGCATTCAACCACCTCTCTCAAAACACCAAATTTCCATCAAAATCTGCTATCCACGCCCTGTTTTCACAGCAGTGCAAGCTAAAGGGATTGCTTCAAGATCCGAGCCCTGCCACCTTCACAGATTCCCCTTGTACTTCTTTCGAAACATCACGAAAGGGAGTGAAAGATGAGTGCGCTGATCAGCAGATTGTGCTCTATGCTAAGAAACTCGATAGTTCAGATGAAAACAAGAAGATAAAAGCACATTTACAAGGTATGCACTGGAGGGTGATGGAACTCGAAAAAGACTGCAGAAACATGCAAATTCAGATGGAACAGATGGTTAAATCAAGATTTCCAAGCCACGCTAAAGCTAAAGCTAAATCTGCACCTAAACTTTGTCCATATTATTGA
- the LOC140976858 gene encoding BTB/POZ domain-containing protein At3g22104-like isoform X2: MEMNKSVTGAENLCKQVENSLEEIKYWTWSELLVSLKQCQGLLPEICSFGTLAKCLDCLVKRVTSSCETSSCPSTSSPDSFGFRFSCDTRSTDGLKNKFSRDSWWFEDLVALDTHLIEMIVKSLVSRNFDNGNICRFLLFYQKSRFPSASVDDKIKIIEMVVEMLYSLGTQSVPYKSLFGILRVSVKMDVSQCCRNKLESMIGSRLDEATLDNLLLRSPFQRNHLYDVNLVLKFLKYFLGKGVCCVPLSRLKKVASLMDLYLLEVAPDPYLKPLKFLALINALPDYARDSCDEIYHALNLYFEVHSGLSEEQKMEVCFGLNYEKLSSEAFNHLSQNTKFPSKSAIHALFSQQCKLKGLLQDPSPATFTDSPCTSFETSRKGVKDECADQQIVLYAKKLDSSDENKKIKAHLQGMHWRVMELEKDCRNMQIQMEQMVKSRFPSHAKAKAKSAPKLCPYY, translated from the exons ATGGAAATGAACAAATCTGTCACCGGAGCCGAAAATCTTTGCAAGCAAGTGGAGAACTCACTTGAAGAGATCAAGTACTGGACTTGGTCGGAGCTTCTTGTGTCTTTAAAACAGTGTCAGGGACTACTTCCTGAAATTTGTTCGTTCGGTACACTTGCTAAGTGCTTGGATTGTCTAGTTAAAAGGGTTACATCATCTTGCGAAACGAGCTCTTGTCCATCCACTTCTTCGCCAGATAGTTTTGGGTTCAGATTTTCCTGTGATACAAGAAGCACTGATGGCCTAAAGAACAAGTTTTCCCGGGATTCATGGTGGTTTGAAGATCTTGTGGCATTAGACACCCATTTGATTGAAATGATCGTAAAGTCGTTGGTCTCCAGGAATTTCGACAATGGAAACATTTGTAGGTTTCTCTTGTTCTATCAAAAATCAAGATTTCCTTCTGCTTCGGTGGAtgacaaaatcaaaatcatcgAGATGGTGGTTGAGATGCTTTATTCTTTAGGTACACAGTCCGTGCCATACAAGAGTTTATTTGGGATTCTTCGAGTTTCTGTGAAAATGGACGTAAGCCAATGCTGCAGGAATAAATTAGAGAGCATGATCGGCTCACGATTGGATGAGGCTACATTAGATAATTTGCTTCTTCGATCTCCATTCCAGAGAAACCACTTGTATGATGTGAATCTTGTTCTcaagtttttgaaatattttcttggaAAAGGAGTGTGTTGCGTGCCATTGAGTAGACTGAAAAAAGTTGCAAGTTTGATGGATCTATATCTACTCGAAGTTGCCCCAGATCCATACTTGAAGCCTTTGAAGTTCTTGGCCCTAATCAACGCCCTACCAGACTATGCTCGAGATTCTTGCGATGAAATTTACCATGCTTTGAATTTGTATTTTGAG GTTCACTCGGGTTTGTCCGAAGAACAGAAGATGGAAGTCTGTTTTGGGCTAAACTACGAGAAGCTCTCATCAGAAGCATTCAACCACCTCTCTCAAAACACCAAATTTCCATCAAAATCTGCTATCCACGCCCTGTTTTCACAGCAGTGCAAGCTAAAGGGATTGCTTCAAGATCCGAGCCCTGCCACCTTCACAGATTCCCCTTGTACTTCTTTCGAAACATCACGAAAGGGAGTGAAAGATGAGTGCGCTGATCAGCAGATTGTGCTCTATGCTAAGAAACTCGATAGTTCAGATGAAAACAAGAAGATAAAAGCACATTTACAAGGTATGCACTGGAGGGTGATGGAACTCGAAAAAGACTGCAGAAACATGCAAATTCAGATGGAACAGATGGTTAAATCAAGATTTCCAAGCCACGCTAAAGCTAAAGCTAAATCTGCACCTAAACTTTGTCCATATTATTGA